TCAATGCGGGGCATCCGCCGGCGCTGGTGATCGATGCGCGCGGCGAGGTGCGGTCAATGCAGCAGGCGGAGAATCTGCCGCTGGGGATCGCGGCCGAACCGATGATCACCTCGCGCGAATCGCTTCCGGCAGGGGCGCTGCTTGCGATGTACACCGACGGGCTCACGGAGATGCGGCGGGAGAATGCTTCGATGCTCAACGTGGAGGGACTGGGCGGAGAGCTGGCGAAAATTTACGCCAAAATGGCCCGAGAAAACCTCACGAAAGTCAGCGAAGCGCTCAGCGATCGTTTGGACGCGATCCAGGGCGCTCGAGCAGCCGAGGACGATCGAACCTACCTTCTCGCTCGCCGAGCCCCGGGCGCTGGGGGCGATTAGGCGGGCCTTCGCCGGGCGGACCATTGTCATTGGGCCGCGGCGGCGGAGCGTCATTGGCGCCGTCCTTGTTGGCCGTGCGATCGACCGGCTCGGCGCGAAGCTGCGCGGCTGTGCCATGGATGACGCGGAATCGGACATGCTCGAACGATGTGTCGGTCGCCATCGACGTCAACCCCGGCGCATCGGGCGCAGTGAGCATCAGGTTCGGCTCAAGGCGCAGGCCCATCGGCGGGCCGGACCAGTGCAAGACCGCGTGATCGTTGAGTGCGACGTTCACGCTGACCTTGTCCGCTTCGTGCGACACCTGAACGAACATGCTCAGCGGACCGTCGAGCTTGATGTCGGCGGGGATGGACTGATCGACCGCATCTTGATCCTTCAGTTCGAGCCGCAGATTCGCCGCGGCGGTGTCGATCACCAGATGAACGGCCGCGGACGGCGCGAGCGGCAGGATCAGGCCGGTCGTATGGCCGAAGACCTGATGGAATTCGGCCTGCAGTTCGTAGTCATCAAGCACGCGCACGGGCAGCACCAGGCGCGGGCGTCGATTGTCGCCACCGGGACCGGCCTGCGCGACCAGACCGCGCGGCGTGATGACCCAACGTGCGTCGATCGCATCGGCGCGCGGGTCGATGAAGGGCATCAGATCGACGAGCCCGCTGGCCGGCGTCAGCACAACCGCGCCGTCGGGGATCACCAGTTCAGGATGCGGCGGCGGCGCGGGCGCGGCGGGAGGCGTCGGTGTCAGCGGCGCGGTCGGGGCGGGCTCGGCCGGTTGAATCCGCGTCGGTTCCGTCGGCGGATCGAGTTTGACGAGCTTCGGCGATTCGGCCGAGGGCGCGGGCGGTGCGGTGACGACCGTCTCGCCGCCGGGCGGATCGCCGCCGGCGGGCGTCAGATCCGCGACGAGCTGCGAAGCGGGCGATTCGGATACGATCGGCGTCGCGGCCGGCTCGGGCTTGATCGGACTCGTGATCTGTGCGACGGTCGCATTGGCATCGGGCGTCGCGTCGCTTGATTTGAACATGGAGCTGATGAGCACCATGACGAGCATGCCGATGACGATCGCCATGCCGACGCCGACGATGGCGGCCCACGGCTTTTTCTTCGATCGGCGGCCGGGCAATTCCGGAAGCTGCGGCAGCGAAGGCGAGGAGCGCTGCCTGGCGCTGCTCGCCGGGGCGGGCATCGTCGGCATGGTCGATTCGAACGACGGCGGGGTGCGTTCGGCGCCGGGCAGGGTCATGCCTTCCGGATCGCTGCGCGAACCGCCGATCGTGCGCGAGTCCAGATGCAGCGGCGTCCGCGCCGCCGAGGGCAGCGCCTGCTGCAGGGCCTCGATGACATGGCGCATCGACGGATAACGATCGTCGCGTTGCTTGGCGACCATGCGTGCGAATACATGCTGAAGCGCCTCTGCGGCGCCCGGGAGCGTGTCGCCGATGTTGGGAATCGGTCGATCGCGATGCGCCAGGGCGAGCGAGAAGGCAGTCTCGCCGGTGTAGGGAAGCTGGCCGGTGACGATGCGGTAGAGCGTGCAGCCCAGCGCGTAAATATCCGCGCGATGATCGGCGAGCTTGGGGTTTTCGGCCTGCTCGGGGGGCATGTACTCGACCGTGCCCATCATGCGCCCGGACATCGTCAGCGAATGCTCCGCCTGCGACTCGGCATCGATGAGCACCGCCAGTCCCATGTCCAGCACCTTCACCACGCCGTCGCGCCGCAGCAGCAGATTCGCCGGCTTCACATCCCGGTGAATCACGCCCTGCGCATGCGCGTAATCGAGCGCCGCGGCGGACTGAAGCACGATGTTGACCGCCTGATCGATCCCGATCGGGCCGCGCTTGTCGATGAGCGTCGAAAGGTCCACGCCGTCGACGAATTCCATGACGAGGAAAAGCCGGTGGGCGTGTTCGCCGGCGTCGTAGGCGGTGACGATATTGGGGTGATTGAGCCGGGCCGCCGCCTGCACTTCGCGGAAGAACCGCTTTTTCATCGCCTCGTTGTGCGACAGGGCCGCCGAGAGCACCTTGACCGCCACGATGCGGTTCATCATGCGGTGCCGCGCCTTGTAGACGACGCCCATGCCGCCGGACCCGAGGCGATCGACGATGACGTACGCCCCGCCGATAAGCAGCGACGCGGCGGCGCCCTGCCAGACGGCCTTGGCCTGAAACTCGCTCAGATGCCCGTCGCGCACCAGCCGCTGCAGGATCACCTTGCCGTCCGTCAAATCGGCCACGCCCGCCAGCGCCTCTTCGGACAGCAGCTCGCGTTTGCGAAGTTCAGCGAGGATTTCCTGAGGCGTCTGCGACATGCATCAGAGTGTATGGAGCTTGGGACTATCCGCCTATCGGCAAAGCAGCGTCACATCATGACACGCCGCACCGACGGCGCTTTACGCATGACGCTTGACCAGCACGACGGTCATGTCGTCATTCTGTTTCATCCCGCACGCGAACACCATCACCGCCTCGACAAGCAGGCGGATCAGTTCGTGCATCGGCTTGTCCTGATGGGCCCGAAGCACTTCAAGCACGCGCTGCTCGCCGAACTGTTCGTTGCCGGGCCCGATGTACTCGAAAATACCGTCGGAGATCAGCGCGAGGATGTCGCCGGGCGCGAGGCGGATCGGATCGGGGCGACCGGCGATCAGTCCGGGCATGATGCCCATCGGGATGGTCGACGCTTCGAGCAGATCGGCGTCGCCCGTGGCGGCGTGCAGGTGAATGATCGGGCCCTGACCGCCGGCGTGATATTCGACCTTGTGCGCGTTCGTGTCGAGCAGTCCCGCGAACGCCGTGACGAACCGGTTCTCGGCCAGGTCATCGCAGAGCTGATCGTTGACGTTGACGAACATGTCGTCGAGCGGGGCTTTGAGGCGCATCGCCATGCGGAACATCGACCGCACCTGCGTCACCGACAGGGCCGGCCCGATGCCGTGCCCCGTCGCGTCGCAAAGCAGGAGCAGCGCCCCCGAATCGTCGACGCCGACGACGTCGTAGATGTCGCCCCCCGTTTCGTCGGCGGGGCGCGACCAGCCGGCCAGATCGTAACCGCTCAGCACAGGCATGCTCGTGGGCAGCACGCGCTGCTGAATGTCATGGGCCAGCGCCAGATCGCGCTCCAGTTTCTGTTTGACCATGAAATCTTCGAGCAGCTTGGCGCGCTGCAGCGCCACGGCGCACTGGGCCGCCAGCGCCGTGCCCAGTCGTTCGTCGTCTTCCTCAAACACGCCGTCGGTTTTGTTCAGAAGCTGCATCACGCCGACCAGCTCATTGTCGATGCCGACAAGCGGGATCGTCAGCAGACAGCGCGTGCGGTAGCCGGTCTTGCGGTCGACTTCCTGATTGAACCGGGCGTCGGCGTAGACATCGGGGATATTCAGGACCTTGCGGGTCTGGGCACATTCGCCGGCGATGCCGACCTTGGCGGGGAAGCGGATTTCCTTGAGGCCCGTGGCGACCTTGGCGAACAGTTCGTTGGTCTTCTTGTCGTAGAGGAACACGGTGCCGCGATCGGCGCCGAGGACTTCGCGCGCGGCTTCGATGACCGTGTGCAGCGTGGTCTCCAGATCGACAGGCGCTCCCAGTTGGCGCGTCACATCCAGAACGCGCCAAAGGGCCTGAGTATCGAGTTGATCCGCGTGTGTGTACACAGTTACAGCTTGTCCCGAATGGACCCGACCACGAGCAGTCCCCCTAAGTATCGTCCGAAAACCTTGGCCGGTCAATTATTTTGAAACATATTCGCAACAACTTACGCATGTTCCGCCAGTGATGCGGCCTTTTGGCGCAGCAGGGCCAGTGCTCGTCGCTGCGGGTTGGACATGGCCAGGTCCGACATCGCCTCGATCCGCCGCCAGACGCCCGCCCCCCGACGAAGCCGTCCGCCGCTCGGCCGGGCAAGCCAGACTTCGAAGGCAATGCGGCGATGGGTCGTCAGATGCGCAAAGCCACCGTTTTTGCGAACCGCGCCGATGCGAAGGCCCGTCGCGGCATGGACCCATTCCTTCAGTTCGCCCTCGCCTTCGAGCGTCGGCAACTCCCACATCCCCGCCCACAGCCCCGCATCACCCCGCTGCCGCACGAGCCATTGTCCGTTCCGCTCGATCGCCACGACTCGATGCGTCACCGCCCGCACGTTCGCACGCTTGCGCACCGCAGGCAGTTCCGCTACGCGATCCGTCGCCAGCGCCTTGCACATCGACCGCACCGGGCACGCATCACACCGGGGATTGACCGGCGTGCAAATCAGCGCGCCAAGTTCCATCAGCGCCTGATTCCAGTCCCCCGCCGTGCATGCACCACGCAGGCGCACTTGCATCAGTGCTTCGGCCCGCCGCCAGGTCATCGCCTCCGCATCGTCGCCGTCGATGGCGTCGATCCGACCCAGCACGCGCAGCACATTGCCGTCGACGAGCGCCGCCGGTTGCCCGTAGGCGATCGACGCGATCGCGCCCGCTGTGTATCGTCCGACCCCCGGAAGTTTGAGAAGCTCGTCGACCGTCTGAGGCACGCGCCCGTCGAAATCGCTTGCGATCATTTTCGCCGCACGATGCAGATGGCGCGCCCGCCGGTAGTACCCGAGGCCCTGCCATGCGTGCAGCACCTCCTGCTCATCCGCCGCCGCCAGCGCCGCGACTGTCGGCCACCGCGCGACAAACCGCTCGAAATACCCGATCACCGTGGCGACCTGCGTCTGCTGGAGCATCGCTTCGCTCACGAGCGTGTGATACGCATCGGGAAATGCGCCCGGCCGCGCACGCCAGGGCATCGCGCGGTGCGCCTTGGCGTACCACTTGAGCAGGGCGGACTTGAGTTGGCGCGAGGCCTCATCCTGATGCATGAGGACATCATACCGATTTACCCTATCGAATCGCCGCCCAGACGCCGCCTATGATCAGTCATGCGGTGCGCTCCATGCATTCTGCTCATCGCCCTGCTGACCGGCGTCTCGCTCGCCGGGTGCAGCACCGCCGTATACAACACCGACTACACGTATCGACCCCGCCCGCTCGAAGTGCCCATGGCGGTCGGCGATCAGACGCAGGTGCGTGCGCTCGCCACCATCGTCGGCCTGCGCAATGAAACCGATGCCGCGCCCGCTGCGATCGATGTGCGTCTGCGCCTCGATAATGTCACCGATCAACCGGCACGGTTCGACCCCGCCGCGCTGGCGCTCTTCGATGCCGCCATCAAGCAGTTCGATCCGCCGACCGTCGCTCCCGCCGGCGTGCAAACCATCGCGCCGGGTCAGAGTGCCACGATCGAAGCGGCGTTTCCCCTGCCGGGCAGCGGACTGTACACGAACCGCGGATTCGATCTGGACGGGCTCAACCTGCGATGGACCGTGACCGTCGGCTCGCAGAGTCTTTCCCACAGCGCGACCTTCCTTCGCAAACCCGATGAGACGCTCTATCGCCCGTATCCGTATTACTGGGGCGATCCGTTCTACGATCCGTGGATCCCCTATCGTCACTACCGCCGCCATTGATCCCCCCGTTTAGCGAAGCCGCTCGCGGTGTGTTTCTTCCCCCTCGGCGTGCTATCCTGTCACTTCACCCCTACAGGAGCCCGCCATGTTCCAACGCGCCGCCGCCCTGCTCGTCGCCTTCTCGCTTTGCTCTCCGCTCTTCGCCGCCGACGAATCCTTACCTTCTATCTTCAACGGCAAAGATCTCTCCGGCTGGAAAGCCCCGAATCCCAATCCCTGGTGGTCCGTCACCGCCGACGGCACGCTCCTCGGCCAGCAGGACGAAAAGGCCAAGGGCTCCGTCCTCGAAACCGAACAGGAATACCGCAACTGCATCGTCGAACTCGAAGTCCGCTGGCCCGAGGGCTCCGACCTCGACTCCGGCGTCTTCATCCGTGCCAAACAGAAATGGCAGTGCCAGATCGGCGTCTCCCGCTCCCTCAAGCGCGACATGACCTGCTCCATCTATGTCCCCAAAGGCGGCTACGTCGCCAAGGCCCACGACGTCGAAAAGCTTCTCAAGCCCGGCGACTGGAACAAAATCCGCATTGAAGCCCGCGATGACCACTACACCATCATGCTCAACGGCCAAACCGTCCTCGACACCGACCTCCCCGGCTACAACACCCCCGGCCCCATCGGCCTCCAAATCCACCCCGGCGTCAAGAACATGAAAGTCGAATTCCGAAACATCCACGCGGTGGAATTGAAATAGCCGCGGCACAACGTGTCGCGCGTAAACTTACTCCCATTCGATCGTCGCGGGGGGCTTGCTTGAGATGTCATAGACGACGCGGTTGACGCCACGGACTTCGTTGATGATGCGGTTGGAGATGGTGGCCAGCACGTCGTAGGGCAGGCGGGCCCAGTCGGCGGTCATGAAGTCCTGGGTTTCAACGGCCCGGATGGCGACGACGCTGTCATACGTGCGGCCGTCGCCCATGACGCCGACGGATTGGGTGTTGGTCAGTACGGCGAAGACCTGACTGGTCGAGCGATACAGATTGTTCGCCACGATCTCTTCGAGCAGGATTTCGTCGCAGTCGCGCAGAAGATCGAGCTTGGGCTTGGTGATGTCGCCCATGACTCGGACGGCGAGGCCGGGGCCGGGGAAAGGATGACGCCAGACCATCGACTCGGGCAGGCCGGCGACTTCGCCGAGGCGGCGCACTTCATCCTTGAACAGATCGCGGAGAGGTTCGATGAGTTCGAAGCCCAGTTCAGCGGGGAGGCCGCCGACGTTGTGATGCAGTTTGATGTTCGCCGCGGTGCCGGCAAGGGACTGGCCGGATTCAATGACGTCGGGATAGAGCGTCCCTTGAGCGAGATATTTCGCATCAGCGATGTCGGAGGACGCCGACTTGAACACGTCGATGAAACGGTGCCCGATGCGGCGGCGTTTTTCCTGCGGATCGGTGATGCCGGCGAGGTCGGTGAGGAATTCCTTTTCGGCATCGATGACGCGGAGATCGACGTCGAAGTGATCGCGGAAAGTGGTTTCGACGAGTTGGCGTTCGTTCTTACGGAGGAGGCCGTTGTCGACGAAGATGCAGGTGAGCTGTTTGCCGATGGCTTTGGCGAGCAGCGCCGCCACGACGGACGAGTCGACGCCGCCGGAGAGTCCGCAGATGACACGATCGGAGCCGACGCGGGCGCGGATCTGCGTGATCTGCGCTTCCATGAAGTCGCTCATGCGCCACGTGTTTTTGCAATGGCAGATGTTGTAGAGGAAGTTATGGAGGATTTCGACGCCGTGCGGGGTGTGCGTCACTTCGGGGTGGAACTGCACGCCGTAGAACGGGCGATTGCGATGGCGCACAGCGGCGTAGGGACAGGTGTCCGTCGTGGCCAGGGCGATGAAGTCGTTGCCGAGCTGCGAGAGCTGATCGCCGTGGCTCATCCATACCGATGTGTGCGCCGGCACGGATCGGAACAAATCAGCGGCGTCGGTGATTTCGATTTGCGCCCGGCCGTACTCGCGCGCTTTGGCGGGATCGACGCGGGCGCCCAGAAGCTGGCATCCGATCTGCATGCCGTAGCAGATGCCCAGCACGGGGACGCCGAGGTCGAAGAGGCGTTCATCGCAGCGCGGGGCGCCGTCTTCGTAGACGCTGGACGGCCCGCCGGAGAGGATGATCCCTTTGGGTTTGAGCGAGGCGAGGGTTTCGTAGGAGGTATCGGGCGCGACGAGCACGCTGAACGCCCCGGCTTCGCGGACGCGGCGGGCGATGAGCTGCGCGTACTGCGAGCCGAAATCGAGGACGGGGATGACTTCATCGTGAGGCAGTTGGATCATGGAATGGTTCCCAAAGCGAAGCGCGTCATGGTAGTGGAAAGAGAGCAGGCCGCAAGCGGCCTCGCTAAACGCGATTGCGATGCGTATCGTACGCCATGATGCAAAAGCAACCCACCCGCCGCCGTTTCACCGTATTCATCATCTTTCTCTTCGCTCTCGCCGCCCCCGCCTTCGCGGCGGATCGCCCCAACATCATCATCATTCTCGCCGACGACATGGGCTACTCCGACATCGGGTGCTACGGGGGCGAGATCGACACGCCGAATCTCGACAAGCTCGCGGCGGAGGGGGTGCGCTTCACGCAGTTCTACAACACCTGCCGTTGCTGTCCGACGCGAGCCGCCCTGCTCACGGGGCTTTACTCGCACGAAGCGGGCGTCGGACACATGGTCGACGACCAACATCTGCCCGGCTACCGCGGCGTGCTCAACGATCAATGCCGCACCATCGCCGAATCGCTGCGCGACAGCGGATACACGACGCTCATGTGCGGCAAGTGGCACGTCGGTTCGCAGCGCGGGCACTGGCCCACTGATCGCGGGTTCGACCGTTACTTCGGCACGCCCACCGGCGGCGGCGTCTACTTCAAAGACACGCTCAATATCCGCGATACGGTGTTCTTCGTCGACGGCGATCAGAAGATCGAACTGCCGGATGATTTTTACGTGACGGATTCGCTGACGGATCACGCGATGCGGTTCATTGACGACGCCGCGAAGGGCGACAAACCGTTCTTTTTGTATCTGGCTCACATCGCACCGCACTGGCCGCTTCAGGCCAAGCCGGCGGACATCGCCAAGTATGAAGGCAAGTACGACATGGGCTGGGATGCCGTGCGCGCAGCGCGCTACAAGCGGCAGGTCGAGATGGGCATCGTCAAACGGGATTGGGAACTGAGCAAGCGCGATGATCAATCCAAGGCATGGGACAGTCTCAGCGAAGAACATCGCAAAGACCTGTCGCATCGCATGTCCGTCTACGCGGCTCAGGTCGATTGTCTGGATCAGAACGTCGGGAAGCTGATGGCGAAGCTCGAAGCGCTTCGCCTCATGGATAGCACGCTGGTCATGTTTCTGTCGGACAATGGGTGCAGCGCCGAGGGCGGACCGGGCGGGTTCAGCCGGGGGTTCAAGGGCGTGCCGATCGGCGAGGGGACTTCGTATGCGAGCGTCGGGCTGGAGTGGGCCAATGCGAGCAACACGCCGTTCCGCAAGTACAAGACGCGGACGGAGGAAGGCGGGATATCGACGCCGCTGATCGTGCACTGGCCGGCGAAGATCGCGGCGGGCCAGCGCGGGTCGCTCAATGATTCGCCGGGGCACGTCATCGACCTGATGCCGACATGTCTGGCGGCGGCGGGCGCGAAGTATGCGCCGGAAGCGGACCTCGGCAAGTACACGCCGCTGGAGGGTCGGTCGCTGATGCCGGCCCTGTCGGGCGGGTCGGTCGAGCGTGACGAAATTTGCTGGGAGCATGAGGGGAATCGGGCGATCCGCATGGGGGATTGGAAGGCCGTGTCGCCGAAGGGGGCGGCGTGGCAGCTTTACAATCTCGCGGTCGATCGGACGGAGACGCGCAATCTGAGCAGCGAAGATCCGAAGCGCACGGCTGAGCTGGCCAAGGCGTGGGAGGCATGGGCGATTCGGGTGCATGCCGAGCCGTCGCCCTGGGACAAGAAGGGTAAAGGAAAAGGCCCAGCCGATTCGGCCGGACCTTCGGAGTGAACAAGTTGTCGTGACGTTCAGTCGCTCAGGCCGGGGATGTTCCAACCTTTGCGATAGGTGCGGCGGATGAGCGCGGTGGCTTCGGGTTTGTTCTTGAAGCTCAAGCTTGGGGCATCCCATTCGATCGTTTCATTGGGGAAGCGCGTCGCCACGCCGCCGAGCAGCACCGACTCGGTGAGCGGACCGGCGTAGTCGAAGCCCGCGCTCGTCTTACCCGTGCCGGTGCATGCATCGACGAACTGGAGCCAGTGGTCCTGTCCTTCGAGCTTCGGATAGGCGTAGTCCTTGTACTTGTCGACGGGGTAGAGGAAAGGGCGCTCGATGTGCGGCAGGAGCATCGTGCCTTCGGTGCCGACGATGATGGAGCCCTGCCCGGGAATGCCGCGGCCGGTGACGAGGTCGGTGACTTCCTTGGGCGGGCGCATGTCGCCGTCGTACCAGGTCACGTTGACGGTTTTGCTTTCGGTGTATTGCGTGCCGGGGAAGACGTACTTGATGTGTGCGTTGATGCCCCAGTTGTATTCGCTGGGCTTGGGTCCAAGCGAGGTGAGCGAGACGGGGGCGGTCAACGCGGCGGCGTTGTAGATCGGGTCGTAGATGTGGCAGCCCATGTCGCCGAAGGTTCCGGTGCCGAAGTCGAGTCGTTTGCGCCATTGACCGGGGTGGAAGTATCCGCCGCCGATGAAATCGGTTTGCGGGCCCACGCCGAGCCAGACATCCCAGTTGAGCGTATCGGGGACGGGGTCGGAACGGTTGGGTCTGGCGCCGTTGTCGCCCCACTTCTTGCCGGACCAACTGTGGATTTCCTTGACCTTGCCGATGCCGCCGGATTGGACGATGGCGACCGCCATGCGGTAATAGATCGACGAATGAATCTGGATGCCCATCTGCGTGACGACGCCCGCCTTCGCGGCGGCCTCGGTGACCTTACGGACTTCGTAAATCTCATGGCAGAGCGGCTTCTGGCAATAGACGTGTTTGCCGTGATGAATCGCCGTCATGGCGATCGGTGCATGCGAATGATCCGGCACGGTGACGTTGCACGAATCGAACTTGTCGCCGAGTTTGTCGAAGACTTCGCGCCAGTCACTGAAAAACTGCACGTCCTTGAAAGCGCCCTTGACGTAATCGAGGCGCGTCGAGTCGACATCGCACGCGGCGATGAGCTTGAAGCTCGGGTGCCGGGAGAGACTGGAGATGTCGCTCTTGGCCATGCCGTTGGCGCCGAAGGCGATGTGGTTGAGCATGGTGTTGGGCGAAGCGGCGCGGACCAGCCGGGGCATCGCCCACGGCAGCGCCGCACCGGCGACCGCCACGTGTTTGAGAAACGATCGACGCGTCGAGCGATAGGACATCCGATGTGCTCCACAATGCAGGAGAGGAATCATGCGGCGGGTGTCACATCATAGAACGCTCCGCCGGTCGCGCCAATTGCGGTTCCGCGCCGCGGCGCCGCTTCATACGTATTTGCCGGACAATCGCGATAATTTCGTCGCGGAGACGTCCATAGGAACCATCAAAACATCTTCTTCGATGTCGATTCGCCGCGCAAGCGTGACCATACAGGCGGTACAGACGGACCGGATTTTTTCGGGCGTGATGCTCTTAAGTAAATCCGCCCGGACGCTTCGCCGATGGGGAAGGTACGCCCCGGTGGAGTCGGGGCAGTGGAGTCCAAAGATGAATGACAAAGCCAAGCCCGTTCAGATCGGCCGCATCCTCATGGATCATGGCGTGCTCACCGAGGCGCAGGTCGAACAGATTCTTCGAGAGCAATCCGCCCACGCCCGCCCCTTCGGCCTGATCGCCGAAGATATGTTCGGGATCAGCGCCGACGCAGTCGAGAAGGCGTGGATCGATCAGTACATTTCATATGGGACGGAGATCGACCTGGACAAGCAGCGCGTCGATCTTCAGGTGCTCCGCATGCTCAATCGCCGGCAGGCGTGGCAGTTCCGCCTGCTGCCCATCCGCCGCGAGAGCCGGCAGTTGGTCGCCGCCACGAGCCGCGAGCATCTGAAGCGGGCGGTCAACTTCGCGTGGCGCCGCTTCGATGACCCGGTGTATTTCCTGATCGCTCGTCGGCCCCAGCTCGAAGAGTTCCTGATGGAACACTATCCCTGGCCGGCCGCGCTCGATCTGCCGTTGGCAAGCTGAGCGGGAGAGCCCGACATCCGAAACTCGAAATTCGAAGGGCGCGCCGCGTAATGCGGCGCGTTATTCGCTGGGTGAATCGGCGGCGTTTTCCTGGGTGTCGTCATCGCTTTCGATGAGGCCGCAGGCGCGCATCGCGCCTTCGCCGAACGTCAGCGCGTTCTTGCCCTGCTTTTTGGATTCAAGCAGCATCTCGTCGGCAAGCTGGTAAAGCTCCTCGGGCGTCTGGCCGTCCCACGGATAGCTGGCCAGCCCGCCGGAGATCGTCAGCGTGCCGTGCACGGATTGGGCGAGTTTCGGGAAGCGATGCTCGCAGACCGCCCGCTGGAAGCGCTCCGCCGCCGTGCGAACGGTGTCAGGGTGTTCGGAGCGTTTGCGCCGCGGCGGATCTGCATCCCAGAAGATCACGCCGAACTCGTCGCCCCCGACGCGCGCCACCACATCGTGCTTACGCACCACCGACATCATCAGCTTCGCCGTCTCCTGCAGAATCTCATCGCCGGCCTGATGTCCGTAGCGGTCGTTGTACATCTTGAAGTTGTCGATATCGTAGACCATGAGCGTGACGCGGAAGCGCTCGACTTTCGCCCGCTCGACGATCGATGCGAGAAACCGGTCGAAATACCGGCGGTTCCACACGCCCGTCAGGTCATCGTGCAGCGCCATGTCGCTGAGCCGTTCGATGTGCCGTTCGAGACTGAGCCAGCGGGCGAGCCAGTTGGCGTAGGCCTTGAGCGTGGGCATCGCCATTGCGTTGGATGCGAGATAGCCCAGATCGTGACCATTGAACATGACCGGGACGCATGCCGCCGCGGTCGGGTCCGCTTCGCTGACATGTTGCACGGCTCCCTCGCCGGCGCGCTGTTCGATGACCTTCATCGCCAACGGCAACAGTCCCTTGCGGTCGCGCAG
This window of the Planctomycetota bacterium genome carries:
- a CDS encoding protein kinase; translation: MSQTPQEILAELRKRELLSEEALAGVADLTDGKVILQRLVRDGHLSEFQAKAVWQGAAASLLIGGAYVIVDRLGSGGMGVVYKARHRMMNRIVAVKVLSAALSHNEAMKKRFFREVQAAARLNHPNIVTAYDAGEHAHRLFLVMEFVDGVDLSTLIDKRGPIGIDQAVNIVLQSAAALDYAHAQGVIHRDVKPANLLLRRDGVVKVLDMGLAVLIDAESQAEHSLTMSGRMMGTVEYMPPEQAENPKLADHRADIYALGCTLYRIVTGQLPYTGETAFSLALAHRDRPIPNIGDTLPGAAEALQHVFARMVAKQRDDRYPSMRHVIEALQQALPSAARTPLHLDSRTIGGSRSDPEGMTLPGAERTPPSFESTMPTMPAPASSARQRSSPSLPQLPELPGRRSKKKPWAAIVGVGMAIVIGMLVMVLISSMFKSSDATPDANATVAQITSPIKPEPAATPIVSESPASQLVADLTPAGGDPPGGETVVTAPPAPSAESPKLVKLDPPTEPTRIQPAEPAPTAPLTPTPPAAPAPPPHPELVIPDGAVVLTPASGLVDLMPFIDPRADAIDARWVITPRGLVAQAGPGGDNRRPRLVLPVRVLDDYELQAEFHQVFGHTTGLILPLAPSAAVHLVIDTAAANLRLELKDQDAVDQSIPADIKLDGPLSMFVQVSHEADKVSVNVALNDHAVLHWSGPPMGLRLEPNLMLTAPDAPGLTSMATDTSFEHVRFRVIHGTAAQLRAEPVDRTANKDGANDAPPPRPNDNGPPGEGPPNRPQRPGLGEREGRFDRPRLLERPGSRPNDR
- a CDS encoding SpoIIE family protein phosphatase, whose product is MTGQGFRTILRGTARGRVHSGQAVTVYTHADQLDTQALWRVLDVTRQLGAPVDLETTLHTVIEAAREVLGADRGTVFLYDKKTNELFAKVATGLKEIRFPAKVGIAGECAQTRKVLNIPDVYADARFNQEVDRKTGYRTRCLLTIPLVGIDNELVGVMQLLNKTDGVFEEDDERLGTALAAQCAVALQRAKLLEDFMVKQKLERDLALAHDIQQRVLPTSMPVLSGYDLAGWSRPADETGGDIYDVVGVDDSGALLLLCDATGHGIGPALSVTQVRSMFRMAMRLKAPLDDMFVNVNDQLCDDLAENRFVTAFAGLLDTNAHKVEYHAGGQGPIIHLHAATGDADLLEASTIPMGIMPGLIAGRPDPIRLAPGDILALISDGIFEYIGPGNEQFGEQRVLEVLRAHQDKPMHELIRLLVEAVMVFACGMKQNDDMTVVLVKRHA
- the mutY gene encoding A/G-specific adenine glycosylase, translating into MHQDEASRQLKSALLKWYAKAHRAMPWRARPGAFPDAYHTLVSEAMLQQTQVATVIGYFERFVARWPTVAALAAADEQEVLHAWQGLGYYRRARHLHRAAKMIASDFDGRVPQTVDELLKLPGVGRYTAGAIASIAYGQPAALVDGNVLRVLGRIDAIDGDDAEAMTWRRAEALMQVRLRGACTAGDWNQALMELGALICTPVNPRCDACPVRSMCKALATDRVAELPAVRKRANVRAVTHRVVAIERNGQWLVRQRGDAGLWAGMWELPTLEGEGELKEWVHAATGLRIGAVRKNGGFAHLTTHRRIAFEVWLARPSGGRLRRGAGVWRRIEAMSDLAMSNPQRRALALLRQKAASLAEHA
- a CDS encoding DUF1080 domain-containing protein, with amino-acid sequence MFQRAAALLVAFSLCSPLFAADESLPSIFNGKDLSGWKAPNPNPWWSVTADGTLLGQQDEKAKGSVLETEQEYRNCIVELEVRWPEGSDLDSGVFIRAKQKWQCQIGVSRSLKRDMTCSIYVPKGGYVAKAHDVEKLLKPGDWNKIRIEARDDHYTIMLNGQTVLDTDLPGYNTPGPIGLQIHPGVKNMKVEFRNIHAVELK
- the guaA gene encoding glutamine-hydrolyzing GMP synthase gives rise to the protein MIQLPHDEVIPVLDFGSQYAQLIARRVREAGAFSVLVAPDTSYETLASLKPKGIILSGGPSSVYEDGAPRCDERLFDLGVPVLGICYGMQIGCQLLGARVDPAKAREYGRAQIEITDAADLFRSVPAHTSVWMSHGDQLSQLGNDFIALATTDTCPYAAVRHRNRPFYGVQFHPEVTHTPHGVEILHNFLYNICHCKNTWRMSDFMEAQITQIRARVGSDRVICGLSGGVDSSVVAALLAKAIGKQLTCIFVDNGLLRKNERQLVETTFRDHFDVDLRVIDAEKEFLTDLAGITDPQEKRRRIGHRFIDVFKSASSDIADAKYLAQGTLYPDVIESGQSLAGTAANIKLHHNVGGLPAELGFELIEPLRDLFKDEVRRLGEVAGLPESMVWRHPFPGPGLAVRVMGDITKPKLDLLRDCDEILLEEIVANNLYRSTSQVFAVLTNTQSVGVMGDGRTYDSVVAIRAVETQDFMTADWARLPYDVLATISNRIINEVRGVNRVVYDISSKPPATIEWE